In the Arachis stenosperma cultivar V10309 chromosome 8, arast.V10309.gnm1.PFL2, whole genome shotgun sequence genome, CGTTAATGTTCCGTCGCTTAGTGAAGATGACATACAACATGTGGATAAGGTAATTTGTGTGGTAGTAATATATTTGGTTATGTTTATTTGTAACTTGTTTTTTAGTTTGTTGTTGAGTTATTAACAACAATAAGCTTTGTTGGAAGGATTGTGATTTCATTTGTTTAATTAGGAATGGTATGGATAATCTTTCTTTCAACTATGCTAGAATTGTGCTACATTTTCATGTGGTTTATTATTCTGTTTGGTCACCATGTTTAATTGATGTTTACAACTTTGATTAATGTTTGTTCTATACtagtttagttttaattgtttATTAGTTGGTGATATCAATGGATAAGTGGTTGTTGGAAGAGTGCTTGCAAGTGTCTAACGGTGGATAGTTATGTCTTTTGTTGATATGTCTTCGGTTATGAATTTCAGGAAAAAGAATCTGTAAACATTATTCAATTAGAGGACGATGCAATGGCAGTGAATCATGAGGTGTTAAGTATTCTTTATTTTGCTGAATAAAGAAGCAAGgtattgaaaattaattagttgagtACTTTTTGTGTTGAATGATATTTTTTCTGAATGGCTTTGCAGTTACCTGATCACACTGGAATTCCAATAGAAGAAATCCCGTACGTAGGATTGAGACTTGTTTCCTTGCAGCGGGCACAAGAGTTTTATTCTAATTATGCAAAGAAAGTTGGCTTTGTGACTAGGATTAGGAATACCAACTTTGACAAGACTAGAAAGGAATCAAAGACACCCATTAACCAATCGTTACACTGTAGTCGTGAAGGTTATCGGGAGTCTCGAGTGAAGGTAGCAACTCGGGTAAAGAGAATAACAACAGCCAGATGCAAAACAAGGATGTACATGATGTTTGATAGGCAGAAGGATAATTAGATGGTGTCCAAATTAGAACTGAAGCACACCTATCCATGTTCTGTTAAGCAAGTTGTGCATTACACTAAGTACAGGAAACTGACCATGCCTGCGAAGTGTGTGATTCAGAACAACGATGAGGCTGGCATACGGCCCAACAAGACTTATCTCGCACTAGCGAATGAGGTTGTTGGCTCGTCAAATTTGGGTTACTCAGAAAAGGACGTGAGGAACTACATTACGAGCAATCTGCGTTGTGCTGACGAAAACGCATATGTGAAGGAAATGATTAGCTATTTCATGCGAATGAAAGATATCAACCTGAATTTCTTTTATGCAGTTGATGTAGATAAAACTGACAAGTTTAAAAGTGTGATCTGGGTAGATGCAAGATGTAGGGCGTCTTATGAATATTATGGTGATGTAGTATCGTTTGATACAACGTACAGTAGAAACAAGTATGTTAGTGTGTTTTGCCTCTATtcaaagatttaattattttcacatttagcatgcttttgttaattttggCTAGATTTATTACAGACACGGACTTCCAtttgcattttttgtttgtgtCAACCATTACGGCAAGTCCACTCTGCTCAGATGTGCTTTGCTGGGAAATGAGAAAATTCGTAACTTTGAGTAGGTCTTTAAGCAACAGTTGAGGTGCATGGGATCCCCCCACAGGCCATCATCACGGACCAGTGCAAATCCATGTTTGGTGCTATTAGGAATGTCCTTCCAGATACTCGCCACCGATGGTGCATATGGCAcgctgataaaccccattttttagggtttatcttgtgcctaatttagaggattttatcaacttttcttacatttattcaatgaaatagcatggtttcatgactttctcctaatttgtgcttaaaagtgaaaatatgctttttaggcctttaattagctaattttaattcacctttgactctactagatgccttgatgtgtttgttagtaaattcagattgaaaaggctaggaatggatcaaagaagtgaagagaaaaacatgcaaagtggagaactCATGGAAAATTAAGGATTTGGAGTGCatgcatcgacgcgcacgcgtgacagACGTGCACGCATGAATGTGAAGTCGcatggtgacgcgtacgcgtgagaaGAAAACATCCAACGACGCGTACACATTGTAGCTCTCATGTGAactcattaaagtgaaaatgcttggggcgatttctgagcttcccaggcccaaatccaactcatttctgaggCTATTACATGTACAATTGAAGGGGGGTCAAGGGGGGAATCATTCATACActttagttttagagagagatgtagaattctagagagagaggctctctcctctctctaaaTTAGGATTCTTAGTTTTCTTCCTTTTAGATCTAGATCTCATTTCTCCTTTACTTTagtttttctttacttttatttgttctagCATTTTACTTCTCTTGTAGTCCCTTTATATTGttaaatttagtttatgaactcttatGTAGATCTCCATTtcctttcaatgcaatttatgaTTTCCATGTCTTTTGATGTTTGCCTTGATTTCTATTATTGATTTCTTACTTTAATTAGTTATAacttcctttaattcttgcaatttatgatgtttacttctattgccctctatgtgtttgatgaaatatcCCTTTTAGTTATGAGTTAGATTTTTCTCCTCTTGGCTTGAAttgagtaattggagactcttgagttatcaaactcttttgttgattgataattggaagttgctagttgacttgaatgccactaaagctaatctttccttaggatttgactaggacttgtggactcaagttgattatatccacttgacttttcttcatggttagaggttaactaagtggagcaatggacaattcttgtcacaattgatgatgataatgaggatatgacttctagttctcattccttgccaagagctttcttagttattagtttatttcttttgttatttacatttcttgtctattattacaaaaaccccaaaacattccttcatagccaataaccgagcacttcattgtaattccttgagagacgacccgaggtttaaatacttcggtttaatttttattgggatttgtacttgtgacaaacaaatttttgattgaggaattgcttgttggtttagaactatacttgcaatgaaatttcatttgtgaaattctttaccgatagacAATTTTTGCTCATCACACATAATGAAGAAGATACCGCATAAGCTCGAAGGATATGTTCGGTACAGAGAAATGGATGATAGAATGCATGACACTGTTTGGAATGCCAGGTCTGTGAAATCTTTCGAGAAGGATTGGTCTGCATTCATTGCTGAGTTTAACTTAGAGCGAAATAGATGGCTATCAGGTTCATTCTGTATTGTGCTCTTATATTCTTCTTTTATAGTAGGTTTGTTATGCAAGCTCTATCTTAAAAATACTTAGTTCACTAAGTCTGTAGTTGTGTGTTGTGATGTAGCTAATTGTTCATGATGGTGATTATTactttttttgttagttttgtAGACCTTTATGACGAACGTCGAATGTAGGTTCCAATCTATTTTTAAGGTGAATTTTGGGCTAGTATGAGAAGTACTGAACGGAGTAAGAGTATGCACACCTTTTTTGGTAGTTACTTGCATTGTAAGAGTGGACTGGTTCAGCTCATGCATGAGTATGACAATGTGCTTGGGAACATGGAGCAGAAGgaattggaggatgatgctgcAGACTCTAAAGGAGTTGTCCCCTGTTCATCGAGTTCTACAATTGAAAGACAATTTCAACGTGAGTACACAACCTCTAACTTTAGGGAAGTACAATAGGAATTCAGGAAAAAAGGGGATTTTTAGTCCGTGGTGCGACTCAAGAGGGTGATTTGTTTTGTGTGATCATGAAAGAGCAATACCTATTATATGGGGAACCTAGGTCCTGGACGAACAATGTCGAGTTTGACCCATCGACACACACGATCCGGTGCAAGTGCAACATGTTTTCATCAAGAGGTATTCTTTATTGTCACTGTCTTGCTGTTTACTTTTATTACGGAGTAGACAAAGTACCATCTTGCTATGTTCTCCCTCGATGGAGCAAAAATGTTCAGCGCAAACACACTTTCATCAAGAGTAGCCATGATGAGAAGCGATCGGATGAAAGCCACAACTTATTTAGAGGACTGTGTTCGCACTTCTTTAATGTTGCACAGGAATTCGTGACATGTGTAAAAGAGACAGCCATGTTACATTCGGGTCTTTATGAGTTAAGGGCCATGTTGTTTGATTATCATGCGAACTTGGGGCACATAAGTGTTCCAACTACACAGAACAGCATGGTGACACGGTTAGGGGTGTCCGCTttgcggtttggttcggttttgaaGGAAAAAGTCATCCGATCCGAATACTTAATTTATGTGCGATGCGGTTTAGATTGGATGAACTTTTTTTGaaaatccgatccgatccgatccgattaCAAGCGGTTTGAATCGGTTTGAATTTGCggttttttaaatacaaaataataacttaatttATAAAGTTAATAACCTATCCAACAATCCATCATAATAATAAAACACAATCCAACATAATAATAAAACGAAAATTCCATAAAACATTATAAACCATCATGTACAATTGTCCAACAATCCAATATATTCAACAAGtcttgataaaataataattcttCAGCATCAAAACAACTAAACAAGTCTCAACAacacaaaatcaaataacatAGCAAAGTCTTAATAAAAACATAACATAAAAAACTCCAAACTGAGAGCTGAAGCACTGATCACTAATCAGATTCATCACCAGAGTCTTCTTCATCTATTAGTTGAGGAATTGGCTCAAGTTCTACAATAAAatgtaataaaataaatattagtaaGTTAAACATATTATCAAATAGTAAATTTAATCACTATGTGAATGGAGTAGCACTGGTAAATCCTGGCTCGCTACTTTGAACATCCTATGATAACAAAGAATAATTAATCAgtttatgttattttaatatttttctcaattaattaacatattTAGTTGTTACCAACATACACattacacaataaaaaaattacctcAGGATATGAAGCTGACATTGTTGACCTTCAAATTAAAAGCTAAAATCAACCGAACAAATATAAAATCTGCagaagataaagaaaaatagaattcaatttcaatcaacaagaacaaaataCTTAATTTAATACAAagtttaacaaattttaataacaagaatagcagtacaacaagaacaaaataaaattaaaatacagtttaacaagtaaaaattaaaacaagtaAAAATATACCTTGAACAATTTAACACAATTTAACACAGATTAacaagtaaaatttaaaattaaacaaaatcttaaaacaacagatcaaaacaaaataaacaaaagcaAGTAAAAATATACCTTAAAAAAGAGGCGGCAGTGGTGTCACCGAAGAGAGGAGGCGGCAGCGGCGTCACTGAGAAGAGGAGGTGACGAAGGGAATCATTCAGAAGAGGAACGGCGGACGGCGTCGACGTGTGTCAATGAGAATGACTGAGAGTGAGTGATGCTGTGATAGTGAGAGTGAATGATGTTGTGATGGTGAGAGTGAAGAATGAAGACTAAGAGAGCCAGAGAGGACAGATGGGTTTCTTTCTTTAGATTAGGGTTTCAAACCTCTGGGGAAGTGGCGCGCTAGTGTGCTACGGTAAGGGTCTacttcttattattattattattattattattattatttgtaatATATGCGGTTTGATTCGGTTTGATTGTGCAGAGTGGAACCACAAATCGAATCGAACCGCAATAAAACCGATCCAAAATCCAAAAAGTTATCTAAAATAGAGCGGTTTAATTCGATTTTCGGTTTGGATCGGTCCGATTTCACGGTTTTTTTGAATCGGTTTAGATCTGAACACCCCTAGACACAGTGTGACCCAACTTTTGGTGCATCTAACATTCAAGGTCCCTCAAAGGTCGCAACAAAGGGGTGGCCAAGATTGAAGAGGCTTGGGTCTGAATTGGACACCTCCATCAAGATATCTATAcgaagaaagagaataatctaCCTCCGATATGTGTCAACCAGTTCGTTAGTTTCGAACCTCCTGTTAACATGACTT is a window encoding:
- the LOC130945797 gene encoding protein FAR1-RELATED SEQUENCE 5-like, translating into MVSKLELKHTYPCSVKQVVHYTKYRKLTMPAKCVIQNNDEAGIRPNKTYLALANEVVGSSNLGYSEKDVRNYITSNLRCADENAYVKEMISYFMRMKDINLNFFYAVDVDKTDKFKSVIWVDARCRASYEYYGDVVSFDTTYSRNKHGLPFAFFVCVNHYGKSTLLRCALLGNEKIRNFE